In Helianthus annuus cultivar XRQ/B chromosome 9, HanXRQr2.0-SUNRISE, whole genome shotgun sequence, the following are encoded in one genomic region:
- the LOC110878702 gene encoding probable serine/threonine-protein kinase sky1 — MMSCSSSSSGSEDECMNSYRRGGYHAVRIGDKFSGGRYIAQRKLGWGQFSTVWLVYDSQTSNYVALKIQKSAREFAQSAIHEIEVVSALTKHDPENKKCVIRLVDHFKHRGPNGQHFCMVFEFLGNSILQLIKYNRYKGLPLNKVRDICRCILTALDYLHRQLGIIHTDLKPENILLVSTINPSNDPIRSKTIPILSKPEGGMYNGGGYVVNPIEKKLKQRARRAVARITARRASLGGVRPVTTRDRCLDGIDFRCKVVDFGNACWANRPLADEIQTRQYRAPEVILQSGYSHSADMWSFACTAFELATGEMMFAPKSGQSFSEDEAHLALMMEMLGKMPRKIAIGGLRSKDYFDRYGDLKRIRRLKHCPLTCLLTEKYKFCMNDARDFADFLIPILDFVPEKRPTAHQCLQHPWLNKSSEFSVQNLDSQMSKLQVK; from the exons ATGATGTCGTGTTCGTCTTCTTCATCTGGGTCAGAGGATGAATGCATGAATTCGTACAGGAGAGGAGGCTACCACGCGGTTCGAATCGGCGATAAGTTCTCCGGTGGTCGATACATCGCTCAACGGAAGCTCGGATGGGGCCAGTTCTCCACTGTTTGGCTTGTGTATGATTCTCAAACATCT AACTATGTTGCCCTCAAGATCCAGAAAAGCGCGCGTGAATTTGCTCAATCTGCCATTCATGAAATCGAAGTTGTTTCTGCACTCACTAAACATGACCCAGAGAACAAAAAATGTGTAATACGATTAGTGGACCACTTCAAGCATAGAGGCCCAAACGGTCAACATTTTTGCATGGTCTTCGAATTTCTCGGCAATAGCATTCTCCAACTAATAAAATACAACCGTTATAAAGGCCTTCCATTAAACAAAGTAAGGGATATTTGTAGATGCATACTAACCGCATTAGACTATTTACACAGACAACTTGGTATAATACACACGGACCTAAAACCCGAAAATATACTTCTTGTTTCCACCATAAATCCTTCAAATGACCCAATTCGGTCAAAAACGATCCCCATTCTTAGTAAACCCGAGGGGGGTATGTATAACGGTGGTGGATATGTAGTTAATCCTATTGAGAAAAAGCTAAAGCAGAGGGCTAGACGGGCAGTTGCTAGGATAACCGCAAGACGTGCTTCTTTGGGAGGCGTGCGGCCCGTTACAACGAGAGACAGGTGTCTTGACGGGATTGATTTTAGGTGTAAAGTTGTGGATTTTGGGAATGCATGCTGGGCTAATAGACCACTTGCAGATGAAATTCAAACACGACAGTATAGAGCTCCTGAAGTTATATTACAGTCGGGCTACTCGCATTCAGCTGATATGTGGTCGTTTGCTTGCACCGCCTTTGAGCTTGCTACTGGCGAGATGATGTTTGCTCCCAAATCCGGACAAAGTTTCAGTGAAGATGAG GCCCACCTTGCTTTAATGATGGAAATGCTCGGGAAGATGCCACGAAAG ATAGCCATTGGAGGGCTTCGATCGAAAGACTACTTTGACAGATATGGTGACCTCAAACGGATACGTAGATTGAAACACTGTCCTCTCACTTGCTTGTTGACTGAGaaatataaattctgcatgaacGATGCGCGTGATTTTGCAGACTTCTTGATTCCCATTCTTGATTTTGTACCAGAAAAACGACCCACTGCTCACCAATGTTTGCAACACCCGTGGCTCAACAAATCATCTGAATTTAGTGTCCAGAACCTGGATTCTCAGATGTCCAAACTTCAGGTCAAGTGA